The Molothrus ater isolate BHLD 08-10-18 breed brown headed cowbird chromosome 2, BPBGC_Mater_1.1, whole genome shotgun sequence DNA segment CAAATGTTATGCTGAAAAAGGGTGTAGCAAGCTATTTATCCCTGTCAGAACTATCTGCACAGGACAGaacttctcctctccaggtgcaCCAGGCAGTGACCAGGAAGAAGGAATCCTTGGAGACTCAGAGATGGCAACAACTGATGTCACAGGCATGGTCCAGTTGAGCTGAGTGCTCCCCAGGTGACTGGGTTGTATAATTATCAGTGTGACTGAGTAAGTGGACTGATATTGGGAATGTGTTAAAATTTGTAGCCAAACTCTTACAGCATTCTGCCTGCACCTGAATGGCACCTGCACAAGGAAATGTTTAGGATAATTGAAGTAATTGGATTAAAAGCATATTAACAATTAACAAGATTAATAAAAGATGTAAAATGGCTTAACTGTGGGATCTGTCAGGCAAAGTTTCTCTTCTAAGGGATGAAAACAGACACAGGTTGAAACCCTAGAGAATCAGGCTACAGCTGAACTCATTACAAATTTATCTTTCAAACTTTTGAAAAAGCAGGTACAACAGGAGGTAGTTTGTGAGTGGGGTTACAGGCAGCAGTGCTTGTTGCAGTTGgtgcagccagctgtgttggagTCACCTCTGTGCGTACAAATTTATCTCTCTGGGACACACAGCCTCACTACTGCCTGAGCCAGCACGTGGGAAAGCAGCAGTCACATCCACAGCCTCCAGTGGCCCGAAGAGAGGAACGCACAGACCTCAGAGAATGCCTGAGGCAGTGACTTATTGCACCTCTTTAAAGTCACACTCTGCAATATTTTTGACCCCTTGAGAAAAACATAAGGCAGAATTCCCCTTTGGAGAAATCCTACCAATTCTCctaaacagaatttttattcAGTCActcatttattcttttttttgccACCAATATGCTTGGTAAAGTCTTCACACTTAAGtttcccagctctctcccaAATCTTTTCTTAACGATTGGCACGCAGCCCAGTACTCAGGTGTTAAGAAAGACTTCAGGGAGGGGGGGGTCACAAACTGTTGTTGGCATTCAGGTTTTTCACTCTTGAGTTAAAGTTACTCATAATTCAGAAATCCgctttgctaaaaaaaaaaaatcaagattacAGCCAAAGGAGGGATCCAGGAGCACGTTCCCGATAACATCCAGGACTAAAGGGCGTTGTtgcagtggggagggagggaaccGTGGCAGAGCTAGAGCGGCTTGGGATTGCACAGCGCTTCtgtgggatgggcaggggaggAACTAAAGGCGGTGAAAGGGGAGAGCTTAGGTGAATGGAGGAGGAACAAACAAGTGTGGCGAAAATGGAGGGTAGGGGGATATTAGGGCCAGTGGCACGTAAATCGCTTGCTGATCCGGCAGGGACGCCGTGCTCCCGGGAAAACATGCTGGACCGCCCCGCCGAGTCAGCTCCCGAGTTCCCTCCTCGGGAGCCCGCTGTCCCCCGGTCTCGCCACGGCCAAGGGCACAGGCTCCCTGCCGGCCGCCTGCGATCCCACCCCTGCTCTTCCTCCCGGGCCGGCACTCTCCGGCGAGCCAGCGAAGCGAGCCGCACGGCCGGGCTGAGCGAGCGGGAGCCGCGGGGAGGCGGAGCCCGTCcggaggggcggcgggggcggctccGTCCAGCGGCGGCGGAAGGGccgccccgctgccgccgccgctcgcTGCCCGGGGCGGTGCTGCGGCCGACGGACGCTGCGGAGCGGCGGCACGGCACGGGACGAGGCCAGGATGGGCCGGACGCTCGTGGAGCTGTTTTACGATGTGATCTCCCCGTACTCCTGGCTGGCGTTTGAGGtgaggggtggcacagggagagagGCCCTTCCCGGTCTCCGCGGTGCCGGAGCGGCCCTGGCACCCGGCCAGTCCTGCCGCCGCCTCCCCTTCGGAGGGGCCGCTCAAGGGCAGCTCGGCcggctggctgcaggcagcgcCCTTTGCGCCCCGAAGTTAATTTTTCTCTCACCTCTGACGGGTGCCTGGGCTTCTCCCTCGCGTGTTGAAatccagggacaccagggaagCGTGTCCGAGCCAAACGGCAGTGCAGGAGTTAGTGCTGAATATTTTGCTTCGGGGGTAgctttcatatttaaaaagtgCAGGTGTCCTGATCATGACATGAGCCTGACCTTTCCCATACTTACCGCTGCTTAGCAATGGATAGTCGTGACACGAATAGAGACCCCTCAGTTTTTCTGAGATCAGAGTTCTCTGGCAGCATCCGGGAAAGGCTTTAGGACTAGCCCTAATACAATAGGAAAGGATTTATCTGTAGTATTTACTGCCTTAGCTGCACACAGCTCTATAGACCTCTCTGACTGTGAATCCCTCACTACTCTTTCACGTTGCAGGCTCTCTGCCGGTACCGGCACATCTGGAATATTGAGCTGCGCTTCCGTCCAGCTTTCCTCGGTGGCATAATGCAACAAACTGGtatggagctctgcagggagatgagctctgcagggagataCCTTCTTCACTAGCAGAGTACTGAGTGTGCAGGCCCTGGGTGTGTGCAGAACCCACGCAGAGCCAGCTCTGAACTAAGTTATGGCACCAGTAACAGATTAACTACAGTATTGTGGAGCCCCAAAGAGATTGAGAAATTAGTCATAAGGAATTTCACACTGTTGCAACTACACAGACAGTCTGTGCTAAAGTCCATCTGTTCtgaaatacaataaataaatagtaattATAACAACTTGACAGGGAGTGTTTTCCTAGAGTTAAGATTTTAAACCAGAATTAATTTGTGGAACACTTGCACTTTGTAATATGTAGGAAGGATACAGCTATGTCCTGAGACAGTACTTATGGCCTTAATTGGATCACCAAGACTTACAACGCATAAATCATGAATTAACAAGTCTTTACGTTGGTTTACCCATGGATTAGGAGTTGTCTAGCTTAAAAGTCATCTGTCTGAATCAACATAAATCCCTGCTAGGACATTTGTACCTTGGTTTAAAACTGATTCAACTATCCTAAAGGTTTGATCAgtgcaaaactgaaataaaccaTGTTTAAATTGTAGCGTTATCTTTAGAAAAGCCAAGTATGTTTCAGTaaaccaaaatgaaattatactATGAAATTATACTCTTCCTTAGGTATATGTACATATGAAGCATAATTTGTCCAGTGTTGGCTTGTTCAGTATTACTATAATACAGCTGGAAATCTCAACAGAACTTTTTCCTAAAAGGTAACAAGCCGCCAGGAATGTTACCAAAGCGAGGGGAATACTTGCTGAAGGATATGAAAAGGATGGCAAAGTACTACCAGGTGCCTTTACGCATGTCCCCAGATGCCTTCCAGCACATCATGGGCACAAGTAAGAGTCTTAGCTGCTGTTTCTCATCCCTAGCACTTCTGGTTCCAGTTCTCCCTGTGTGCAGCCTTTTCCTCAACCTGTGAGCAGTATGAAGTCTGCATTCATAGCCATGAAGGAAATTTCTGGAGAAATGTGGCTGTGAATGATACTAGCATGGGAGATAACTGTGAGCTTTACTGTACAGACTGTGGGTTTCTCAGGACTGTTACAGGAGAGATCACACTGTTCTTAGGTAGCAGTCATGCAGACCacacctgctcctgctgctgtgccttgtCTGAGTGTTCCTCTGTCTCCCACGAATCCAGGCAGCCTGACGGCCATGCGCTTTATCACAGCCATTGACATGACAAACCCACAGTACCTGGAACCCTTATCCAGGGAGTTCTGGATGCGCTTTTGGTCACAGGTCAGTACTTTATGCAGCCAGCTTCTTGACTCTTTCTATCAACTTCCCTGTTCTGCATCATTCAAATGTGGAATTccagcaagaggaagaaaatgtcttttaatgAAAAGTCATAGGAGGAACTTAAGGTCACAGTGGTTCAGAAGCCACAAGCTTATAATCAGCCTTATTTGCCTTCTTTTAGGTATATATGGTGGGTCCAACAGGCTTGACCAGTGGATCAGTGGTTCATATCAGAAAACACTTTAATACATTCCTAGATTAGGTTACTTAAGACCTTTTTGGAGGTAATTTCTCCAGCAACTACTattgggtttatttttgttttcttagaaaacttgcttttaaaaatccagatgagcttttgtttcataaatactgatttacttattttattcttttaccAGCATGAAGACATCAGTCAGCCAGAGAACATATTGGCTGTaagtgtttcctttttcttggtgCTTCTGCATTTCTGATAGATATTCTTATTGATGACTttgaagaaaaactgatttaaattcccttccagctctgtttggatttttttttttttttctcagaaccagaatacacttttttttttgtaattcatGTGGCAAGTTACCCAGGCTGGACAATGAGTTACCTATTGATACTATGTTATTAAAAGTCACAAAGGTATAAAGTTTCTGCATTGGGGCATTGCTGCTATGTGAAATGTTCAGCTGTAATGCAACACTTGGGGAAGGTGACTTTCCTTAGAGTGATGGAGTCAGGTTTTCTGTTAAGCTCAGTCCTATATTGCCCTTTTATATATCTGGAAATTATACTCctgatgttttttcttttgccatttcAATTTTGTTTATTACAGTAAAAGCTGTAATAGTATGTGAGGTAGTATACCAGCAGATCCTCTTGAAGGTCTCTcctttcttcattattttataaGTACTTGGAATGCGAAGAAAAGAGAGGAGTTGTCCATGACTAGTCTCTCCTATCTAACATCTCTAGCTGAAATCTTAAGTTTGCAGTCTTGCTGTTTCTCCCTAAGTCTAGTTCTTGCACTTCAGCTTCATCTTAGTGTAGCTTTTTTACCAAAGTTTCAGCAAAGTTTTGCACTTTGCCTTTTTAAGAAGCAAGATTTGAAGGATGtaattaaagttattttttatttaaacacataatttaattaattaactaTATTTATAGCTAAAGATATAATTAAAGTGGTACTTTTACCCTGGTAGGCAGCCAAGCACCACACAGGTGCTTACTTGCTTCCTCCCACTGCCCAGAAGgacaggggaaaaggaaaagaagaataaaagccagaaaacttgtgggttgagataaaatTACTTAATAAACAAAAGAGAACTGGAAGcagagtgaaagaaaacaaagaatccCTACACATAGACTGATGCTCAGCCAGTTCCCAAGAAAAAGCTTAACCTGCCTAAACCCCCTCCTCATCAATTACTGCTGAGCATGGCATCTGGCATGGTCTGTCTCTTGGGTTAGTTCAGGTCATCTCCCAGCCTCTGGTGAAGCTCCAGTTTATTCACTGTGGGGGGAGAGTGAAAACCAGAGACTGCCTCGACACTGTGCAAACACCATTCATCAATAGCTAAAATAATTAGGATGTTATCAGCATTGTTTTGGTCACAGATCTGAAACACAAAACCATaggagctgctctgaagcaAAGTAGCTCCATTCCAGCTAGACCCaatacataaatatatgcaGAACATTGTCACATTGTCTCTGAATCcatcattatttaaataaagcaaGAACTTCATGCGCCACAAACTTCACACTCAGAACAATCCCTAATTTAGTCACAGTTTGGCAGTCGATGAGTATCCCCCCTGTGCATCAATGCAGAGAGGGAGGTGTCCCCTTGTCTGCTTGTGTCTGTCTTCATTCACTCCTGCAACAAGTACTAGACTTTTCTGGAAATTTGTCATCCAAAGGTGGCTGAGAGGTCCCAGCCAATCATCTGAGTCTTTACAGGTGGATTTATTTTACACATCAGTCAGAAAAATGCTACTTTTAAAACTTGATAATAATTCCTTAGTATTCTTTTACTTCTTTATTTACTCAAAAGCAGCTTCACATAAATTGCTGTATCAGCAATGTGTGGTCTGAATTCTGCCCCAGTCCACTTAAATCCTCTTTCTGCCCTGAAATGGTGAGGACCAAATACTACTTCAAAGTGTCAATATTGCACTCTAAACACTGTGGCTACCAAGCATTTTGTTCTAGTCCAGTGGTACACTTGTTTAACCTCCTCTTCAAGCACAGTCAAAAAGAGCTCCTCATTTTCCTGATGTTAGAAGGAGAAGGCACGTGAAAATGTGGGTGCtaaacaaaaaaagtaattgaaaaaGTCATTAACACCTGCATGTGCAGGATTACTTCTCCATGTGcaatattgcatttttttttctctctttttgtgaAATACTTTATTCAAAGAGTACTTTTAAGTCATTGTTACCAGGTAAACACTGAACGTTTAAATTTGGCTACTTTGTCTCATTCCTGTGTGGCAGAGGCTCAGAGGAGGTGAAAAAGATCCAGCAGTAACAACAGCCACTGTTAAACCTCTGTGATTTGGTGTCTTTCATTCAGTGTCACTTACAGATCCCATGTGGCTGCATTTCACAAACTGTTTCTGTCTTGGTAGGCTTGTACCGTGAGATTTTACTTTTCATAACACcagtttgaggttttttgtaAGTTATCTGATGAGTCATTGTATCTAAggttctttcatttttttctttgatttaggaactcctgggaaaaaaaagggtggGCTTGGAAGATTTAAAATGTCTCTTCTACTTTGTATCTGAGAGTTGTTAAATGATGAATAGGTTGGGAATACAGCAATACAGTTGTGCAAGAAGTGCTTCAagagtattttgaaaattttttttgttaatagaCCTTAGGTGATAATCCTGAAGATTAAATTAATTAGACCAGAGTAGGAATTAGAATATTTACTTTTAGAGTATTCTTAATTAAATCATCTTTTCGTAGATTGCCCGACAGGCTGGGCTctcagcagagctctcccagaAGGCACTTGAAATGACTTCATCCCCTCCAGTGAAGGACCGACTGAAAGACACAACAGCTGAAGCACTGAAATATGGGGTGAGATGCTTCCAATGGCACTGGGCTTCACAGCTGtgccttctttctctcttaAGAATACAGGGAAGCAGGGAACAATGAGGGTGATGATTAGAAAGCACTATATAGACTTCTTGTTTTCCAGTGTGTGAAAGCCATCTCACTGTTGCTGGTAGTTCATCTCACTGTCACCTGGGAAAACAAGGTTGACCCACTCATTCCAAGGACAGAACCAGTACTGAGAGATACCATTTATTGCTACTTGGAATAGAACTGTGGATTAATCAGGTTGTTTTTTATGCTCCTTCAAAAGGGGCACACAGGCTCTGGAGAGTCACCCATTTTCAGATGGCTTCATTAGGCTTATCTTTAAGAATGAAGGTAaaaagaaggggaggaaaaaaagtaaaaagttgTTGGGATTTATTCCTGATGATTGATGATATGACTGCAAGAAATTCTCCCATTATAACATTCTCTGTTTCATCTCCATGGTGTCAATAGGCATTTGGGATGCCTGCTGTTGTGGCACATTACGATGGGAAACCTCATCTGTTTTTTGGCTCTGATCGTTTAGAGCTGCTAGGCAGCATTATAGGTGAGTCTACCTCATTTCATCACCTTGGTTTCATACTTTCACCCTCTTGGAATAAAATACGTAATGCAGCTGAGTATAACACTCTTAAGGGctttcaaatattaaataatgttGGTTATCCTTCTTCTGGAATGAAACTGCTGACTGAAATCTGTCCCAGTACACTTAAAATGACCAAATGATCCTTTTCCAGACCAGAAGTAACTTGAgttctctctctcacacacccTCTCTTGGTGTTTTTCAAGGCTTTGTGCTCCGTGTGCCATTCTCAAAACACTACTGAAACtgtttatttctcaaaatatcTATATGTAACCTTTTGGTACTGGACAGTAGACCTTGGCTAAGATTATGACTATGGCTGgtagtgcttttttttttttttttgttctaacattttcattttatatctGTTCCTTCTTATTTAAAGCACATTATTACAGCTCCCCAGTCCATAACTTGTGTCTACTTACACAGCTGTTTAGGTTGTTCATGTATTGACCatccttcttttcatttttctattaaCAGAATACACACTTTAAATTCTTTAAGAGATTGAAGTAGGTTgtgataaataataaaactaaaGTTACCTGTTTTTATGAGTTACAAGGCATTTGACTATTCATCTCAAGATCTGGCACTTGAGAGAGTGTCTCTAGAAAGAGTAATGCACATAATTAGCTCACGCATTTGTGGAAAACATTCAGCAGAAAGAATTAATGCAAATTAGTATTAGTCACAGGCTTAAGCAGAATGGAaattttttgaggttttcttttttagtgtTCTGGATGAGTTTCTGATTCTATAAAATATTCTTGATGAACATGAGAGTGAGGAAGAAGAGTACCCAACACTCACTACAGCAGTCACTAATACTGACTGAAATGCTGTGGCCTGGTTTCTAGTCTCAACTCCAAGGACTtaatcagattttctttttgattcTCTGACGCTGCAGCCTTGCAccctttttttgctttttttttaacccccagccccccctgcAAAATGAGTCCTAAAAAGAACTGATTTCTCCCTCATGTGGAATATCCCTGACCTGTAGAACATCTCATCTCTAATGGAGGAAAATAATTCTTCTGTGCAGTCTCAGTTGTGACTAGACAGTGAAAGATTTATGGAGCTGGCTGTAGCACACCAAACAAGATATAAATCTTGTTCCATAAATCTTATTCCATCACCAGTAGCTACCCTTCACCGGAGTAGGAACAGTAatcctgctgcagaaaaatgaCCAGCCAATTACTTGTATGGATTACATTTTAACATATCTCTTTTGTGCTGGTTTGTCTTGCAGGTGAAAAGTGGCTGGGACCAGTTCCAAACCCTAAGCTGTGAAAAGTCCTGGGGAAATATATaggaaggaaaatatatatGTCAGTCTTCAGTGGTTATTTGAATGTATTCAATTGTATGGAGAGATGGCTTTCTTATCCTTAACAGTTAACTTTACTGCTTGGTCTCAtctgtaattttgaaaaatatcaaGGTTTGCCAGTATTACCAGCCTGGTGAGGTGTTTACCAATACAAATGTGCTTCCTTTCTTTCAACAGATCAAAGATTAACATTAAAGATTTAACTTCTTGCAGAATGAACATTCTTCCCtggttggttttctttcctttaccCTAAAAACATGAGGATTACGTAGTTACTGGACTATGATCTCTGGGTTTCTTATGTCTTCCTGCTTGtcctttaaaaacacacacacacacacacacataaaaccTAAGAGAAGCTGGccacatttccttttattttaagtcCAGTGTACTACATAGACATAAGAAGCACAGGCTAAAATATTAATGCTTCCTTTTACTTTGCATCATGGCTGCTGGAAGGACACAATTCAAGCCTAAAGAAAAGCCTAGCGAACCaatcaagtattttaaaagaactgtCCCCATCCTGGACAATATTTGATACACCTTCAGTGACTGATGTTTGAGGAAACCACCATACACGTGCATTTGTGGGCACCAGCCCCAAACCTTGCAGGGGTTTTTAACTAATCCAGGTTTTACAGGAATGTCCTTGGAGGATGGTTGTGAACGCCACTGTAGGTTCAGCTGGTAACTGAAGTAGACTCTGTTTTGCTTCCTCAAGGATGCCCTAATTGCTGCCTATCCAAAGGTGATTTGGATATGGCTGTGAGGGACTTCCAAGCATGTAGTCTGCAGAGGGAAAGGTAcgcaaacaattaaaataagaaatttcaGATGGAAATTGTTTGAGCTTGGCCCTGTATTGGCTGAATTGGAATGACACACAGGAATTTGATTTATATGAAGTTTCATTTCACAATGATTCCACACTCTC contains these protein-coding regions:
- the GSTK1 gene encoding glutathione S-transferase kappa 1 isoform X1, whose amino-acid sequence is MGRTLVELFYDVISPYSWLAFEALCRYRHIWNIELRFRPAFLGGIMQQTGNKPPGMLPKRGEYLLKDMKRMAKYYQVPLRMSPDAFQHIMGTSSLTAMRFITAIDMTNPQYLEPLSREFWMRFWSQHEDISQPENILAIARQAGLSAELSQKALEMTSSPPVKDRLKDTTAEALKYGAFGMPAVVAHYDGKPHLFFGSDRLELLGSIIGEKWLGPVPNPKL
- the GSTK1 gene encoding glutathione S-transferase kappa 1 isoform X2, which codes for MGRTLVELFYDVISPYSWLAFEALCRYRHIWNIELRFRPAFLGGIMQQTGSLTAMRFITAIDMTNPQYLEPLSREFWMRFWSQHEDISQPENILAIARQAGLSAELSQKALEMTSSPPVKDRLKDTTAEALKYGAFGMPAVVAHYDGKPHLFFGSDRLELLGSIIGEKWLGPVPNPKL